The Aquincola tertiaricarbonis genomic sequence CCGCCGGCTGCACCGAGGTGCAGGGCTACCTGGTTTCGCGCCCGATGCCGGCGCCGCAGGCGCTGGACTGGCTGCGCGCGCTGCCGGAGCAGCGCTTTCCCCTGTAAGGAGGGCCAGGCTCAGCAGCCGGCCACCGTCACCGGCTCGGGCCGGCGCAGCACCGCCGTCGCTTCCAGCAGCAGGCCTTCGCACAGCACGGCCGCGCGCATCGGATGGCTGCCGCGCAGCGCGATCTCCACGTCGGCGGCATGCTCGCTCAGCGCCGCATGGCCGAAGGAGCCGGCCGTGCCACGCAAGGTGTGCACCACGCGGCCCAGCGTGCCCCAGTCGGCCACCCGCAGCGCCTGGCGGATGGCTTCCACCTGCGCCGGCAGGCCGGCGCGGAAGGCCTGGCGCAGCTGCATCATCTCGCGCTGGAAGGCGGCCTCGTTCTCGTCGCCCTCGAAGCCCAGTCCCAGGTGCTCGCGGATCACCTCGTAGAAGCGCTCGCGGTCCACCGGCTTGGCCAGCACGTCGTTGCAGCCGGCGTCGCGGTAGCGCTGCACGTCGCCCTTCATCACGTTGGCGGTCAGGGCGATGATGCGCGCCTTGCAGTGCGACGCACGCAGCCGCCGCGCGGCGGTCTCGCCGTCCATCACCGGCATCTGCATGTCCATGAGGATGAGGTCGAAGTCCTGGCGCAAGGCCAGCTCCACCGCTTCCTTGCCGTTGCCGGCCACGGTCACGCCCAGGCCCGCCTGCTTCAAGAAGGCGGTGAGCAGCCGCTGGTTGTCGATGCCGTCCTCGGCCAGCAGCACACGGCCTGCCAGCTCGGGCACCGAGATCGCCGTGATCGCGAAGTCGCCCCGGCCATAGTCCACCAGGTCGCCTTCCATCGTCAGCAGCTCGGCGCGCGGCACCGGCGCCGGCAGCGGCAATTCCAGCGTGAAGCGGCTGCCGCGCTGCGGTTCGCTTTCCACGCTCAGCCGGCCGCCCAGCAGCGTGGCCAGCTGGTGCGAGATGTACAGCCCCAGGCCCGAGCCGCCGAACTTGCGCGTGGTCGAGGCATCGGCCTGGGTGAAGGGCTGGAACAGCCGTGCCAGCTGCGCCGGCGACATGCCGATGCCGGTGTCCGCCACCACGAAGCGCATGGCCGGCACCTCAGGCAGGTAGGCCAGCTCCAGCATCACGCTGCCGCGCGGCGTGAACTTGATGGCGTTGCTCAGGAAGTTCAGCAACACTTGCTTCAGGCGCACGGGGTCTGTGCGCAGGCTGGGCGGCAGCGGCAGCTGGGGCAGCACCTGGAAGTCCAGCCCGCGCTCGGCGGCGCGGCCGGCCACCAGCGCGTTCAGGTCGCGCAGCAGCACCGGCAGCGGCAGGTCCAGCTGCTCCAGGTCCACCTGCTGCGTCTCGATCTTGGCCAGGTCCAGGATGTCGTTGATGACCTCCAGCAGATGGCGGCCGTTGCGGATGATGGCCTGCAGCGCCTCCTCGCGGTCCACCATGCTGCGGCCGGGCTGCATCAACAGCTCGGCAAAGCCGATGATGGAAGTCAGCGGCGTGCGGATCTCATGGCTCATGTTGGCCAGGAAGGCGCTCTTGGCATTGCTGGCGGCCAGCGCCTCGTCGCGCGCCTGGCGCGCTTCTTCGGTGCGTGCGCGCACCGTGGCTTCCTGTTCGGCCAGCAGCCGGTCCAGCCGGGCCTGGGTGTCCTTTAGCTCCTGCTGCGCCAGCTTGCGGGCGGCCCGCTCCAGCGCCAGGCGGCGCTCCAGGGCGTC encodes the following:
- a CDS encoding ATP-binding protein is translated as MKPLIDALERRLALERAARKLAQQELKDTQARLDRLLAEQEATVRARTEEARQARDEALAASNAKSAFLANMSHEIRTPLTSIIGFAELLMQPGRSMVDREEALQAIIRNGRHLLEVINDILDLAKIETQQVDLEQLDLPLPVLLRDLNALVAGRAAERGLDFQVLPQLPLPPSLRTDPVRLKQVLLNFLSNAIKFTPRGSVMLELAYLPEVPAMRFVVADTGIGMSPAQLARLFQPFTQADASTTRKFGGSGLGLYISHQLATLLGGRLSVESEPQRGSRFTLELPLPAPVPRAELLTMEGDLVDYGRGDFAITAISVPELAGRVLLAEDGIDNQRLLTAFLKQAGLGVTVAGNGKEAVELALRQDFDLILMDMQMPVMDGETAARRLRASHCKARIIALTANVMKGDVQRYRDAGCNDVLAKPVDRERFYEVIREHLGLGFEGDENEAAFQREMMQLRQAFRAGLPAQVEAIRQALRVADWGTLGRVVHTLRGTAGSFGHAALSEHAADVEIALRGSHPMRAAVLCEGLLLEATAVLRRPEPVTVAGC